In Flavobacterium luteolum, the DNA window AATTTTCGCGGTTTTAAACTTTTTGTTTTTCTTCAATGCTTTTAATGTCTCGAAACAATTTTGTCCGCTAGAATTGAAAAAGTATTGATTAAATCCTCCGTTATTTATTTCCATTTCTAATTCTTCAATATTCGCTACAGGCTTTGAAATATTGGTTTTCTCTTTATCTGATGCAACTTGGCTTAAACAACTTGAAAATGTCATTAGTAATAAGGATAAAAAGAAGTTGAATAATTTCATTGTTTTTCGTTGTAAATTTTACTTTGTTGAGATGCTCGCGGAGATCTCTCCTTCGTCGAGATGACAAGATTGTGTTAAAAAATAATCTTTGCGCCTTCGCGTCTTCGCGAGATTATTAAAAGCTTTATTACTTAATCCGAACCAATTTTCCTTTCCCAATCACTTCATCAAGATAATTAGCGGAAGAACTTTTCTTGTCATGCATAAAAAAAGGAATAGTATCTTTTTCGATTTGATCTTTTGAAATACTTATAACTAAATCCGTATTAATGAAATTATCCAATACTATTTTGTTGCCATAAGAAACTTTTCCTTTTGGCAGATATTTGTTATCGAAGGCAAAAATGCTGTCCTTAAAAGTAATTTTATCTTTTTGGATATAAGTATTGTCCTCTTCAATCAAGTAATTGTAACGGCCAATAAGTTTGTCTGTTTTCTGAGTAAAACTAATTAAAAACAGTGTCGTTATTAAGGCAAAATATTTCATGGCATTCTAACTATATTGATTCATAAATTGCTGTACAACAGCATCGGTATTCTCATGGCGTTTTTTTCTTTCTAAAACAATTGGCGGAGCTGCTCTTTCTAGACAATCCTGAACAGCACAGGTTTCGCAAGTTACACCAACAATTCGTTTCACCAAAGGTTTTCCGTCAATGACCTTGAATTTCTTTTTCATTGTTGGATTAATCAAAATTCCAACAGAAATACTTCGAATAAAATTCTCGGCAAAAGGATCTTTTGTAGCCGAAGAAAAAACCAAATATTCATTTCCACTATTCGCATAGCTCGAAATCTGGGCATCAAAAAAATGAGATTTATTTTGTTTGATTGCTTCATCAATCGTTTTTACCGAAACCCATCTTCTGCAATAATGTTCGTTGGTTTCGTTGGCGTGCGGTTCTTGCTGATGTGTAATATGTAATTCTTTATTTATCTGATAAAAGTCGGAGCCTATTTTGTGTGATAATCTTAAGAAGAAAAGGTTTTTCAACTGAAAATCTTTCGGTAATAAATTCGTTAATCGCTGATAAAATGATTCTGGCGAGACTTCAAAACTTTCTATTAAAGAAACAAATTCTTCTGGTTTCGGATTTTCATTTTCCAAAAAAGAATTGATTTTATCTACAACTAATTTTCTTGGCAATAATAAAGCGCCAGCAAAGTAAGAAGCGTAAAAATTATTTAAAACCTGGTCGAAATTTTCAAACTTAATCCAGCTGAATGTTAGCAAACGGTCAGAAATCTTCATGTAATTATAGGCAATTTCTTTAGCTAAAATAAACGCTTTCTGCGGAGCATCAAGTTCTGTTGAAAGCAATAAAGTTTTGCTTTTCGGAACATAAATCGAACGCAAATCGTCTAAAGCTTCCTGATCTGCGAATGCAATTTCCTTTATGTTGTATTCGTATTCTTCTTTCAGAATCGCTTCTGATTCTTCAACAGTAATTTTAGAATCCAGATTAATCTGAAACGACTTCGAAAACGCAATTACCTTCTCTTCTAAATCTTCAAAATAATTGCTGTGCGCTTCCTGATATGAACGTAAAGCTGCTAAAAAGAAACTTTCACGGCTTAAATTATAATGCTGTGCAATTTCGATAATCGTACTAATAAAAGCATTGACTTTTGCCGGAGCATTGGCAATAATATCAATTAAATCGGCTTCTTGAATGCCAAAAAGCTCTAATGGAATCTCTTTTAAAATTCCAGATTTTAAAATTTCGCCAATAGGAGCGAGGTTATTATCGAGTTTTAAAGACACCATTTGGTCATAAGTCACGTCCAAATGTTCGCAGAGCAATAAAATTTTATCTGTTTTTGGATATTTTTTTCCCTTTTCAATCTCGTTTAAATACGATTTTGAAAGATTTGTCAATTTAGCCAAGCCAAAAAGAGACAGATTTTTTTGCGTTCTGACTTGCTTCAATTTTAATCCGAAGATCAGTTTTATATAGTCTTTTTCGATATCCATGAACCAAATATAGGTATTCTAAAAATAAACGCCAAAAAATTATTTTTCATTTTTAGCGAACGTTCGCTTGTTTTGTAAAAAACTTTTTTCTAATATTGTGGTGTAGAAAATATTAATTATCAGTTTGTTATGTATTTGTGTTTTGAAAAACATATAAACGATTCAATTGCTGGTAATGAAATTAAAAACCACAGCTATGAAAAACCAATTAGAAATTACCGAAACGGCAATGGAATTTTTAGCCGAAAAGAAGCTTCGTTATCCAAAGATCTGGACAGAAGAAGCAATTGTTTTTATAACTGAATTGCATAGAAAATTCGAATCACAGCGAAAACTATTGCTTTTACAGCGTGAACAGAAACAAGTCACTTTTGATCAGGGGATTATGCCGGTTTTTATTCCGGAAACCAAAAGCATCAGAGAAGGTAATTGGAAAGCTGGAGAAATTCCGAAAGATTTACTGGATCGAAGAGTAGAAATTACTGGACCAGTTGATCGCAAAATGA includes these proteins:
- a CDS encoding helix-turn-helix domain-containing protein produces the protein MDIEKDYIKLIFGLKLKQVRTQKNLSLFGLAKLTNLSKSYLNEIEKGKKYPKTDKILLLCEHLDVTYDQMVSLKLDNNLAPIGEILKSGILKEIPLELFGIQEADLIDIIANAPAKVNAFISTIIEIAQHYNLSRESFFLAALRSYQEAHSNYFEDLEEKVIAFSKSFQINLDSKITVEESEAILKEEYEYNIKEIAFADQEALDDLRSIYVPKSKTLLLSTELDAPQKAFILAKEIAYNYMKISDRLLTFSWIKFENFDQVLNNFYASYFAGALLLPRKLVVDKINSFLENENPKPEEFVSLIESFEVSPESFYQRLTNLLPKDFQLKNLFFLRLSHKIGSDFYQINKELHITHQQEPHANETNEHYCRRWVSVKTIDEAIKQNKSHFFDAQISSYANSGNEYLVFSSATKDPFAENFIRSISVGILINPTMKKKFKVIDGKPLVKRIVGVTCETCAVQDCLERAAPPIVLERKKRHENTDAVVQQFMNQYS
- a CDS encoding DMP19 family protein; the encoded protein is MKLFNFFLSLLLMTFSSCLSQVASDKEKTNISKPVANIEELEMEINNGGFNQYFFNSSGQNCFETLKALKKNKKFKTAKILDSAINLINPKKLSNEDLVKKLRNQEVEELNNEKINAKLELLDLEFYKYADGNLQE